A single Oryctolagus cuniculus chromosome 18, mOryCun1.1, whole genome shotgun sequence DNA region contains:
- the ORYCUNV1R1626 gene encoding vomeronasal 1 receptor oryCunV1R1626, giving the protein MFSRDFIVGMVYLLQTAVGILGNFYLLYHYLFLYLTGYRVRSTGVIFRHLTIANSLVIFSKGVLQTMAAFGMNFSLSDVECKLVFYVHRVGRGVSINTTSLLSVFQVIIINPRNSRYAEFKAKALKYMDLSNILCWILHMMLNIMVPMKMTGQWSNKNITRRDYGFCYAEDHNNVIEYLLYTILLLFPDVFCLMLMLWASSSMIFILHRHRQQVQHIHRTSVSCKSAPETRATQNTLVLVSTFVSSYTLSSIFHGCFAFLNKPNFWLVNASTLIAACFPMVSPFILMSRNSSASRFSLAWIRNIKLPKLKRNT; this is encoded by the coding sequence ATGTTCTCCAGAGATTTTATAGTAGGAATGGTCTACTTATTACAGACTGCTGTTGGAATTCTGGGAAATTTCTATCTTCTCTACCATTATCTCTTCCTTTACCTAACTGGGTATAGGGTAAGGTCCACGGGTGTAATTTTCAGACACCTGACAATAGCCAACTCCTTGGTCATCTTCTCTAAAGGAGTACTCCAAACGATGGCAGCTTTTGGGATGAATTTTTCCCTCAGTGATGTTGAGTGCAAACTTGTTTTCTATGTCCACAGAGTGGGCAGGGGTGTCTCCATCAACACCACCTCCCTTTTGAGTGTCTTCCAGGTGATCATAATCAATCCCAGGAACTCCAGGTATGCAGAGTTTAAAGCAAAAGCTCTGAAGTACATGGACCTCTCCAATATCCTCTGCTGGATCCTGCACATGATGCTAAATATTATGGTGCCGATGAAAATGACTGGTCAATGGAGCAATAAAAATATCACAAGGAGAGATTATGGATTCTGTTATGCTGAAGATCATAATAATGTCATAGAATACTTACTGTATacaattttgttattatttcctgATGTTTTCTGCCTGATGCTTATGTTGTGGGCCAGTAGCTCCATGATATTTATCTTGCACAGGCACAGACAGCAGGTCCAACACATTCACAGGACCAGTGTTTCTTGCAAATCAGCTCCTGAGACCAGAGCCACTCAAAACACCCTCGTTCTGGTGAGCACTTTTGTGTCTTCTTACACTCTTTCCTCCATCTTTCATGGGTGTTTTGCTTTCTTAAATAAGCCAAATTTTTGGCTGGTGAATGCCTCTACACTCATTGCTGCATGTTTCCCAATGGTCAGCCCCTTTATCCTCATGAGCCGGAACTCCAGTGCATCTAGGTTCTCCCTTGCCTGGATCAGGAATATAAAATTACCCAAACTTAAGAGAAATACTTAA
- the ORYCUNV1R1609 gene encoding vomeronasal 1 receptor oryCunV1R1609 yields the protein MTSVDLKVGMFFLFQMVIGILGNFSLLCHYMSLYFNGCRLRPMDLILRHLTVANSLVILSRGIPATMAAIGLKHFTSSYGCKVLLYVHRVARGVSIATTYLSSVFQVIIINPRNSRWAMIKTKATRYTGSSNILCWVFHMLVNITFPIYMTDKQTSENITQNKYSAYCRAPLHDNVIGSVYAALTSSHDILCLGLMTWASGSMVFILYRHKQQVQHIHGIHFSPRSSPEARATQSILVLVSTFVLFYALSSISYVYLAVFGYSNGWLVNIAALITAGFPTISPFVLMCREPGSSRLCFACRGRNM from the coding sequence ATGACCTCTGTGGATTTAAAAgtaggaatgttctttctattccAGATGGTTATTGGAATACTGGGGAATTTCTCACTTCTGTGTCATTATATGTCCCTTTATTTCAACGGATGCAGGCTGAGACCCATGGATTTGATTCTCAGGCACCTGACTGTAGCCAACTCCTTGGTCATTCTCTCCAGAGGAATCCCAGCGACCATGGCAGCTATTGGCTTAAAACATTTCACCAGTAGTTATGGGTGCAAAGTTCTTTTATATGTTCACAGAGTAGCCAGGGGTGTGTCCATTGCTACCACCTACCTCTCGAGTGTCTTCCAGGTTATCATAATCAACCCTAGGAACTCCAGGTGGGCCATGATTAAAACAAAAGCCACAAGGTACACTGGATCCTCTAATATCCTatgctgggtcttccacatgctggtgaATATCACTTTTCCTATTTATATGACTGACAAACAGACCAGTGAAAACATCACACAGAACAAATATTCAGCATATTGTCGTGCTCCACTTCATGACAACGTCATAGGCTCAGTATATGCAGCACTGACATCTTCCCATGATATTTTGTGTTTGGGACTTATGACCTGGGCCAGCGGCTCCATGGTTTTCATCCTGTACAGGCACAAGCAGCAGGTCCAACACATACATGGGATCCATTTCTCCCCTAGATCCTCCCCTGAGGCCAGAGCCACCCAAAGCATCCTTGTCTTGGTGAGTACCTTTGTATTATTTTACGCCCTTTCTTCTATCAGTTATGTTTACTTAGCTGTTTTTGGTTATTCCAATGGGTGGCTGGTGAACATCGCTGCACTAATCACTGCAGGTTTTCCAACGATTAGCCCCTTTGTTCTCATGTGTCGTGAGCCCGGCTCATCCAGGCTCTGCTTTGCCTGCCGTGGAAGAAACATGTAA